One Longimicrobium terrae DNA segment encodes these proteins:
- a CDS encoding Ig-like domain-containing protein, which produces MRAPRLRTLLYAVCLLPLFAGCSSDAPSGIAAPDGAVYSSQNGQRLTLVSGNGQAGAPGQVLPQPIVIQVTDTRGRPVANGVINFLAGGDASADPRQTRTDAAGYARAYWTLSSAMGEQTLRVSGNGGTVLVTANARKPAGITLVKAGGDGQTSAAGTVLIQPIQLRALRDTIPVSALPVTWTVTGGGRVDIPVTPTNAGGYAIVRWTLGPKAGAHTLTARAPGADPVVFTATASGPARGAVLRIAPDSLVLQAGTTGAFTATLRDAAGAEIPNQVIVWTSSNAAVAVVDSTGRVRALTAGTVIITARLGALSASATVRVRSGPSTLRISPDSLVLALGSTGTLTAVVRDAAGNVVTGQTPVWTSGARVVASVDAAGTVTGAGTGTTYVTATVGTLTASARVRVVPAPVTIPLIQNRVSSTGGYIDVSSRDVTLNFWIHASERDVTTMTMRVRSPRGHVEECGNVDAENWFRDEFRCQVYLSRGADPGLWRVDRVTVTKNGQTVAYSSADLDRMGTAGRAFSVLGTGTDVQAPDVRNVWPHQGTRYADRYYIQFGIIDYISGVRAAQATFRGPGGVTQSCNLTSTDGALPRAADWLCLMPWRAGSGPWNLVSVSVEDAAGNRATHTAQQIAQWGGVFESTFQQFEFRP; this is translated from the coding sequence ATGCGCGCTCCACGCTTACGCACGCTGCTGTATGCGGTCTGCCTGCTTCCGCTGTTCGCCGGCTGTTCGTCCGACGCGCCGTCGGGCATCGCGGCGCCGGACGGGGCCGTATACTCCAGCCAGAACGGCCAGCGCCTCACCCTTGTCAGCGGAAACGGCCAGGCCGGCGCGCCGGGGCAGGTGCTGCCGCAGCCCATCGTCATCCAGGTGACGGACACGCGCGGGCGGCCGGTCGCCAACGGCGTCATCAACTTTCTCGCAGGCGGCGATGCTTCGGCAGATCCGCGGCAGACGCGCACCGACGCCGCCGGCTACGCGCGGGCGTACTGGACGCTGAGCTCGGCGATGGGCGAGCAGACGCTGCGCGTGTCGGGCAACGGCGGCACCGTTCTGGTGACCGCCAACGCTCGCAAGCCCGCCGGCATCACGCTGGTGAAGGCGGGCGGCGACGGGCAGACCTCCGCCGCGGGAACGGTGCTCATTCAGCCCATCCAGCTGCGCGCCCTGCGGGACACCATCCCCGTGAGCGCCCTGCCCGTGACGTGGACGGTCACCGGCGGCGGCCGGGTGGACATCCCCGTCACGCCGACCAACGCCGGGGGCTACGCCATCGTCCGGTGGACGCTCGGCCCCAAGGCGGGCGCGCACACGCTCACCGCCCGCGCGCCCGGCGCCGATCCCGTGGTCTTCACGGCCACGGCGAGCGGCCCGGCTCGCGGCGCGGTGCTGCGCATCGCGCCAGACTCGCTGGTGCTGCAGGCGGGCACCACCGGCGCCTTCACGGCCACGCTGCGCGACGCGGCGGGCGCCGAGATCCCCAACCAAGTCATCGTGTGGACCTCGTCCAACGCGGCGGTGGCTGTGGTGGACTCCACGGGGCGCGTGCGTGCGCTCACGGCGGGGACGGTGATCATCACCGCCCGGCTGGGCGCTCTCTCCGCCTCCGCCACGGTGCGGGTGCGGTCCGGCCCGTCCACGCTGCGCATTTCGCCCGACTCGCTGGTGCTTGCGCTCGGATCGACCGGAACGCTCACCGCGGTAGTGCGCGATGCGGCGGGGAACGTGGTGACGGGGCAGACGCCGGTGTGGACGTCCGGGGCGCGCGTGGTGGCGTCGGTGGATGCGGCGGGTACGGTGACGGGAGCGGGAACCGGCACCACCTACGTGACCGCGACGGTGGGCACGCTCACCGCCTCTGCCAGGGTGCGCGTCGTTCCGGCTCCCGTCACCATTCCGCTGATCCAGAACCGGGTGAGTTCCACGGGCGGCTACATCGACGTGTCGAGCCGGGACGTGACGCTCAACTTCTGGATTCATGCCTCGGAGCGCGACGTCACCACCATGACCATGCGCGTCCGCAGTCCCAGGGGGCACGTGGAGGAGTGCGGCAACGTGGACGCGGAAAACTGGTTCCGCGACGAGTTCCGCTGCCAGGTCTACCTGTCCCGGGGAGCGGACCCGGGCCTGTGGCGCGTGGACCGCGTGACGGTGACCAAAAACGGGCAGACCGTGGCGTACAGCAGCGCGGACCTGGACCGGATGGGCACCGCGGGACGCGCGTTCAGCGTGCTGGGCACGGGAACGGACGTACAGGCGCCGGATGTTCGCAACGTGTGGCCGCACCAGGGCACGCGCTACGCGGACCGCTACTACATTCAGTTCGGGATCATCGACTACATCTCCGGCGTCCGCGCCGCCCAGGCCACCTTCCGCGGGCCGGGAGGCGTCACGCAGAGCTGCAACCTGACGTCCACGGACGGCGCGCTGCCTCGGGCGGCCGATTGGCTGTGCCTGATGCCGTGGCGCGCCGGGAGCGGCCCTTGGAACCTGGTGTCCGTCTCGGTGGAAGACGCGGCGGGCAACCGCGCCACGCACACGGCGCAGCAGATCGCGCAGTGGGGCGGCGTGTTTGAATCGACGTTCCAGCAGTTCGAGTTCCGGCCCTGA
- a CDS encoding PQQ-binding-like beta-propeller repeat protein produces MKRYILPRCFRPPWTLLVLAINAVACAPDGTTAPAEPRDKIEVVWRTPITASGSGREDLAIDDHAFYTLVNGVTAYDLNSGALLWNVPESRHRALNLVVSSGRLFVSSTDVQAIDARTGTALWRTAVDSLARTETTADDRAVYVGTDTRRVVALDVSTGRPLWSAEVLADGAYRESVIGIVAHGDTVYAAIIQELNQSGGAKRGWMVALDRNTGRVLWRYVNERLNEPHDVGGHAVAGRMLLMNDLNGGAMIGLDRFTGQEVWRKTGPRDRRGAWDSFKVVDGVGYVASNDTHLYSVDPESGRTIWQTGIDASASSSAVCGDKVFADAFGLHMVRRSDGHVLATLFLDENGSVGSSYVISRLQARGNRVYFVGNDAVYAVTCK; encoded by the coding sequence ATGAAGCGGTATATCCTGCCTCGCTGCTTCAGACCGCCTTGGACGCTCCTTGTTCTGGCGATCAATGCCGTCGCGTGCGCACCTGACGGAACGACGGCGCCCGCGGAGCCGCGGGACAAAATCGAGGTTGTCTGGCGTACGCCGATCACGGCCAGCGGTTCGGGCCGCGAGGATCTCGCCATTGACGACCATGCGTTCTACACGCTGGTCAATGGTGTTACCGCATACGATCTGAACAGTGGCGCACTGCTCTGGAACGTTCCAGAATCCAGACATCGGGCGCTGAACCTTGTCGTTTCCAGCGGGCGTCTGTTTGTTTCCTCGACCGACGTTCAGGCGATTGATGCCCGGACCGGGACTGCGTTGTGGCGGACCGCTGTCGACTCGCTTGCCCGGACGGAGACGACGGCCGACGATCGGGCGGTCTACGTGGGAACGGATACCCGCCGGGTCGTGGCGTTGGACGTGTCCACGGGCCGGCCGCTCTGGTCCGCGGAGGTCCTTGCCGACGGCGCGTACCGCGAAAGCGTAATCGGCATTGTCGCGCATGGGGATACCGTGTACGCCGCCATCATCCAGGAATTGAACCAGAGCGGTGGCGCAAAGCGTGGGTGGATGGTGGCGCTGGACCGCAATACGGGTCGCGTGCTCTGGCGATACGTCAACGAAAGGCTCAACGAGCCCCATGATGTGGGCGGGCACGCGGTTGCCGGCCGCATGCTGCTGATGAATGACCTGAACGGGGGCGCGATGATCGGCCTGGACCGGTTCACGGGGCAGGAAGTCTGGCGCAAGACAGGACCACGCGACCGCAGGGGGGCGTGGGACAGCTTCAAGGTGGTGGACGGGGTTGGCTACGTGGCCTCCAACGATACCCATCTGTACTCAGTTGATCCGGAAAGCGGCAGGACCATCTGGCAGACCGGGATTGACGCGAGCGCTTCGTCGTCCGCCGTTTGCGGCGACAAGGTGTTCGCCGATGCGTTTGGTCTCCACATGGTGCGCAGGTCAGATGGGCATGTGCTTGCCACGTTGTTTCTGGATGAAAATGGATCCGTGGGTTCCAGCTACGTGATCTCCCGGCTGCAGGCTCGCGGGAATCGAGTTTACTTCGTGGGCAACGATGCTGTGTATGCTGTGACCTGCAAGTGA
- a CDS encoding PQQ-binding-like beta-propeller repeat protein: protein MSKIPFAHRTSLWMCQRLKPVCTGLLICLLPGCVPGDSTEPVASDETISVVWRTPMTDGNSGREDLAIDDHAFYTLISGVSAYDLNTGALLWRTARPAGRPLNLVVAAGRVFVPASEIFALDARTGAELWRVTPDSLGRVEAAVDDRAFYVGTDSRRVIAYDVATGRMLWSEEVLASGPYYASVDAIITHGDTVYASVLEYLNQSGGLKRGWMMALDRNTGRVLWRYLNERVNEPHDAGNHAVAGRMLLINDLNGGAMIGVDRFTGREVWRRVGPLDRLGAWDTFKVVDGIAYVASNDTFLYALDPETGRIIWRTSVDASASSSAVCGDKVFAGARGLHMASRADGRILATLFLDAQGSLGSSYITSRLHSQGSRVYFVGNDAVYAVSCD, encoded by the coding sequence GTGAGCAAAATCCCGTTTGCTCATCGGACTTCGCTCTGGATGTGCCAACGGCTCAAGCCTGTTTGCACGGGTTTGTTGATCTGCCTTCTGCCGGGTTGTGTACCGGGTGATTCAACGGAGCCCGTCGCCTCGGACGAGACCATCAGTGTCGTATGGCGCACGCCGATGACGGACGGCAACTCGGGCCGTGAGGATCTCGCCATCGATGACCACGCGTTCTACACACTGATCAGCGGCGTTTCTGCGTACGATCTGAACACGGGTGCGCTGCTGTGGCGAACCGCTCGCCCGGCTGGCAGGCCTCTGAACCTCGTCGTCGCGGCCGGCCGGGTCTTCGTGCCAGCGAGCGAAATCTTTGCGCTGGACGCCCGGACCGGCGCCGAGTTGTGGCGAGTTACGCCCGACTCGCTCGGCCGCGTGGAAGCCGCCGTGGATGATCGCGCGTTCTACGTAGGGACAGACTCCCGCAGGGTCATTGCGTACGATGTGGCCACGGGCCGGATGCTCTGGTCAGAGGAGGTTCTCGCCAGCGGCCCGTACTACGCGAGCGTCGACGCCATCATCACTCACGGGGACACGGTTTACGCTTCGGTGCTGGAGTACCTGAACCAGAGCGGGGGATTGAAGCGGGGCTGGATGATGGCGCTGGATCGGAACACGGGTCGTGTGCTCTGGCGTTATCTCAACGAGCGGGTGAACGAACCCCATGATGCCGGAAACCACGCGGTCGCCGGCCGCATGCTGCTGATCAACGACCTGAACGGCGGGGCGATGATCGGGGTGGACCGGTTTACGGGGCGGGAGGTGTGGCGCCGGGTCGGGCCGCTGGACCGGCTGGGGGCGTGGGACACCTTCAAGGTCGTGGATGGGATTGCGTACGTCGCATCCAACGACACTTTTCTGTATGCCCTGGATCCAGAAACCGGCCGGATCATCTGGCGGACGAGCGTGGACGCGAGCGCCTCGTCATCCGCCGTCTGCGGGGACAAGGTGTTCGCGGGCGCCCGCGGGCTGCACATGGCCAGCAGGGCGGACGGCCGCATTCTCGCGACGCTGTTCCTGGATGCGCAGGGATCACTCGGAAGCAGCTACATCACATCGCGCCTGCATTCACAGGGCAGCCGCGTCTACTTCGTGGGGAATGACGCCGTGTACGCCGTCTCGTGCGATTGA
- a CDS encoding PQQ-binding-like beta-propeller repeat protein: MITRVLPVAGRRPKPLFAAWRLWLGLVLCAQAGCIPDATPTEPEKPGGTIAVVWRTPVTLINTGREDLAVDEHAFYTLYRGISAYDTDSGALLWNVPESAYRALNLVAVSGRVFVASVSVRAYDARSGAELWRSAVDSLARTEIAADERAVYVGTDTRRVLALDVATGRTLWSADAVVPDGDYRESVIGIVTHGDTVYAAVIQELNQSGGRKRGWMVALDRNTGRVLWRYVNERENEPHDLGNHAVAGRMLLMNDLNGGAMIGVDRFTGLEVWRRIGPLDRSGASDAFEIVDGIAYLASNDTFLYALDPETGRAIWQTSVEGSASSSAVCGDKVFAGVQGVYMASRADGRILATLFLDEAAGLKGIHLVSRLHTWGNRVYFVATDAVYAVSCDLP; this comes from the coding sequence TTGATCACCAGAGTGCTGCCGGTTGCCGGCCGACGGCCCAAGCCTTTGTTCGCCGCGTGGCGGCTGTGGCTCGGCCTTGTGCTCTGCGCGCAGGCCGGGTGCATTCCGGACGCGACTCCCACCGAGCCGGAGAAGCCCGGCGGAACCATCGCGGTGGTCTGGCGGACACCGGTGACGCTCATCAACACGGGCCGCGAAGATCTCGCCGTCGATGAGCACGCGTTCTACACCCTGTACCGGGGAATCTCCGCGTACGATACGGACTCCGGAGCGCTCCTCTGGAACGTGCCGGAATCCGCGTACCGCGCGCTGAACCTGGTCGCTGTCTCCGGAAGGGTGTTTGTCGCCTCGGTTTCCGTCCGGGCGTACGACGCCCGGAGCGGAGCCGAACTCTGGCGATCCGCGGTCGACTCGCTCGCCCGGACAGAGATCGCGGCCGACGAGCGGGCGGTGTACGTGGGCACCGATACGCGCCGTGTTCTGGCTCTGGACGTGGCGACGGGACGAACTCTGTGGTCCGCGGACGCCGTCGTCCCGGACGGCGACTACCGCGAAAGCGTAATCGGGATCGTGACGCACGGAGACACGGTGTACGCCGCCGTCATCCAGGAACTGAACCAGAGCGGGGGCCGCAAGCGGGGGTGGATGGTGGCGCTGGACCGGAACACGGGGCGTGTGCTCTGGCGCTACGTGAACGAGCGGGAGAACGAGCCGCACGACCTTGGAAACCACGCGGTCGCCGGCCGCATGCTTCTGATGAATGACCTGAACGGCGGCGCGATGATCGGGGTGGACCGGTTTACGGGGCTGGAGGTGTGGCGCCGCATCGGGCCGCTGGACCGGTCCGGCGCGTCGGACGCGTTCGAGATCGTGGACGGGATCGCCTACCTCGCGTCGAACGATACGTTTCTCTACGCGCTGGACCCGGAAACCGGCCGCGCCATCTGGCAGACCAGCGTGGAAGGCAGTGCTTCGTCCTCCGCGGTCTGCGGGGACAAGGTGTTCGCGGGCGTACAGGGGGTGTACATGGCCAGCAGGGCGGATGGCCGCATCCTGGCAACGCTGTTCCTTGATGAGGCCGCCGGGCTGAAGGGCATCCATCTGGTCTCGCGCCTGCACACGTGGGGAAACCGCGTCTACTTCGTGGCCACCGACGCCGTATACGCTGTCTCCTGCGATCTTCCGTGA
- a CDS encoding GYF domain-containing protein: MMIFADERIRCLRAGPRAAHMVDGDRGAAFSCQFHIDFGCSMGPLPEGRVWFYWHDGAPSGPATLDELVGLLRRRILPPDTPIRHPGMADYQPARVALEPLRGKYRPAAPSGPAAPPSPAPANVPPAAAPAAPAAPPRPAPADAPAEPRTAPAAALTDARPLRPSEAAQGASAAPPAAPVPAVARDPAFPAPPSVDKAGYRNPQTAPVAENDSSRSERPTSAPPAVAVPDDVPAPRVTPDQLADAAGPAVRAERVTRFEPIDTTERVPSARGLVDHAPVVPAAGVPTYEPVRDAHGDLRAEYVEPIETVAHPKPGDHGEAIAPAATDHIDPDHSRHGEINPHPENEAARERPADSDWVATVAPATSATHVSTVEPAVPARHVFAAGSVPAANQGVAVEDAGELPTSQADDLDVEVVSGQSSPAPVARPKSKAGWYVLAALIIIGGLGWLAYPYAGGLLARAGVTQPDKPAPAVPAPVAARPSGADVTILLPHNISMQVPNDWITVNDDGRSDGDKAKAAAPPQDTIDARRDTVYAANRYDEKSEPIGILNAGFYPEEVTQKEVADASDADISALDKLLRGRIEKSTNGTLIGWTGTQRTTLNGLTALVSEYRRQSGATVFRVRLVRVFDAAQSFTVAVAYREDRADVLKPVTDRIIARIARTP; this comes from the coding sequence ATGATGATCTTCGCGGATGAGCGGATCAGGTGCTTGCGTGCCGGGCCCCGCGCCGCTCACATGGTGGACGGTGATCGCGGGGCGGCTTTCAGCTGTCAGTTCCACATCGACTTCGGGTGCAGCATGGGACCGTTACCGGAAGGCAGGGTCTGGTTCTACTGGCACGACGGCGCGCCATCCGGCCCGGCGACGCTCGACGAACTGGTGGGGCTGCTGCGGCGCAGGATTCTGCCGCCGGATACGCCGATCCGGCATCCGGGAATGGCGGATTATCAGCCCGCGCGAGTGGCATTGGAGCCGTTGCGGGGCAAGTACCGTCCCGCGGCGCCTTCCGGCCCCGCCGCCCCGCCATCGCCCGCGCCCGCGAACGTTCCTCCCGCGGCCGCGCCCGCCGCGCCAGCTGCGCCTCCGCGCCCTGCGCCAGCCGATGCTCCGGCGGAGCCCAGGACTGCGCCGGCTGCCGCGCTTACCGACGCGCGCCCGCTCCGTCCATCGGAGGCAGCGCAGGGAGCATCCGCGGCGCCGCCTGCCGCACCCGTGCCGGCCGTAGCCCGCGATCCCGCCTTCCCTGCTCCGCCGTCCGTGGACAAGGCCGGATACCGGAATCCGCAGACTGCGCCGGTTGCAGAGAACGACTCATCTCGTTCGGAGAGGCCGACTTCCGCTCCGCCGGCCGTCGCCGTACCGGACGACGTACCGGCACCGCGCGTCACCCCGGATCAACTCGCGGACGCAGCGGGTCCCGCCGTGCGAGCCGAGCGCGTCACGCGGTTCGAACCGATAGACACGACCGAGCGCGTCCCGTCCGCCCGGGGACTGGTGGATCACGCGCCCGTCGTTCCCGCCGCCGGCGTCCCCACGTACGAGCCGGTCCGGGATGCGCACGGCGACCTCCGCGCCGAGTACGTGGAGCCCATCGAGACCGTCGCGCACCCGAAGCCGGGGGATCACGGGGAAGCCATCGCGCCCGCCGCAACGGATCACATCGATCCGGATCACAGCCGGCACGGCGAGATCAACCCGCACCCCGAGAATGAGGCCGCGCGCGAGCGCCCGGCCGATTCCGACTGGGTCGCGACCGTCGCACCCGCCACGAGCGCGACGCACGTGTCCACCGTCGAGCCGGCAGTGCCCGCTCGCCATGTGTTCGCCGCGGGCTCCGTCCCGGCCGCGAACCAGGGGGTGGCTGTCGAGGACGCGGGCGAACTGCCAACGTCGCAGGCGGACGATCTGGACGTGGAGGTGGTTTCCGGTCAGTCGAGCCCCGCGCCTGTCGCGAGGCCGAAAAGCAAGGCGGGATGGTACGTGCTCGCCGCGCTGATCATCATCGGGGGGCTGGGATGGCTGGCGTACCCGTACGCGGGCGGCCTTCTGGCGCGCGCCGGGGTGACGCAGCCCGACAAGCCGGCCCCGGCCGTCCCCGCCCCGGTCGCCGCGCGGCCCTCCGGCGCGGACGTCACCATTCTGCTGCCGCACAACATCAGCATGCAGGTGCCGAACGACTGGATCACGGTCAACGATGACGGACGTTCCGACGGAGACAAGGCCAAGGCCGCCGCCCCGCCGCAGGACACCATCGACGCGCGCCGCGACACCGTCTACGCCGCCAACCGGTACGATGAGAAGAGCGAGCCCATCGGCATCCTGAACGCGGGCTTCTATCCGGAAGAGGTGACGCAGAAAGAGGTTGCCGACGCATCCGACGCCGACATCAGCGCGCTCGACAAGCTGCTGCGCGGCCGGATCGAGAAATCCACCAACGGAACGCTGATCGGCTGGACGGGCACGCAGCGCACGACGCTGAACGGGCTCACCGCGCTGGTGAGCGAGTACCGCCGCCAGTCCGGCGCGACCGTGTTCCGGGTGCGGCTGGTGCGTGTGTTCGACGCGGCGCAATCCTTTACCGTCGCCGTCGCCTACCGGGAAGACCGGGCCGACGTGCTGAAGCCCGTCACCGACCGGATCATCGCGCGTATCGCCCGAACTCCGTAA
- a CDS encoding M1 family metallopeptidase produces MMRTLSRAAVLAAAVAALPLAAQNAPEAGGDTSIFRPLSLAAPNQFRSASGMPGQAYWQQRADYRITAQLDTAAETISGSQTVRYRNNSPDTLRFVWMQVDQNLYAENSVGSFINPADSRWGARSFGGGMNMREVSVSGRPVTPHIDGTMMRLDLPRPLAPGESVEMSMAWSFIIPEYGSDRMARQGDLYQIAQWHPRMAVYDDVSGWNTLPYIGQGEFYREIGDYDVSITVPAGFTVGATGTLQNPGEVLTSAQVSRLARAARDTAQVAIITAEEAGTAAASPRRTGTSTWRFRARNVIDFAWAASPRFRWDSESWNGVQCHSLYQPDATAWTTAADMTCFSIREFSRWYPYPYPQATSVAGPVGGMEYPMFVMVHAGGSEQSVFSTIAHEHGHNWFPMIVQNNERMYAWMDEGFNTFIDTWANDLRYPGMDSKAAYRQQYETFQRAGNDPILMLPPDRIPRTQLGIAAYRKPALALHMLRDEVLGEETFDRAFKEYARRWAFRHPQPTDFFRTMEDVSGRKLDWFWRGWFFTSGTLDQSVDGVTSTAGNGGFTAAVRLGNRGGVVMPVRLRLTLSNGETRDVRIPEQVWFNGPAYTYTVGVPAQVTRAEIDPDNRLPDTNRTNNVWGR; encoded by the coding sequence ATGATGCGCACTCTCTCACGGGCCGCGGTGCTTGCCGCGGCCGTCGCGGCGCTTCCGCTCGCGGCGCAGAACGCGCCCGAAGCCGGCGGCGACACCTCCATCTTCCGGCCGCTTTCCCTGGCCGCGCCCAACCAGTTCCGCTCGGCCTCCGGCATGCCGGGGCAGGCGTACTGGCAGCAGCGCGCCGACTACCGCATCACCGCGCAACTGGACACCGCCGCCGAAACCATCAGCGGCAGCCAGACGGTGCGCTACCGCAACAACTCGCCGGATACGCTGCGCTTCGTGTGGATGCAGGTGGACCAGAACCTGTACGCCGAAAACAGCGTCGGCTCGTTCATCAACCCCGCCGACAGCCGGTGGGGCGCCCGCAGCTTCGGCGGCGGGATGAACATGCGCGAGGTGAGCGTGAGCGGGCGGCCGGTGACGCCGCACATCGACGGAACCATGATGCGGCTGGACCTGCCGCGCCCGCTGGCGCCCGGCGAGTCGGTGGAGATGTCGATGGCGTGGTCGTTCATCATCCCCGAGTATGGCAGCGACCGCATGGCGCGCCAGGGCGACCTGTACCAGATCGCCCAGTGGCACCCGCGCATGGCCGTGTACGACGACGTGAGCGGATGGAACACGCTGCCGTACATCGGCCAGGGCGAGTTCTACCGCGAAATCGGCGACTACGACGTGTCCATCACCGTTCCCGCGGGCTTCACCGTGGGCGCCACGGGCACGCTGCAGAACCCGGGCGAGGTGCTGACCTCCGCGCAGGTGTCGCGCCTGGCCCGCGCCGCGCGCGATACGGCGCAGGTGGCCATCATCACCGCGGAAGAGGCGGGCACGGCGGCCGCTAGCCCGCGCCGCACGGGAACCAGCACCTGGCGCTTCCGGGCGCGCAACGTCATCGACTTCGCCTGGGCCGCGTCGCCGCGCTTCCGGTGGGATTCGGAATCGTGGAACGGCGTGCAGTGCCACTCGCTGTACCAGCCGGACGCCACCGCGTGGACCACCGCGGCCGACATGACGTGCTTCAGCATCCGCGAGTTCTCGCGCTGGTACCCGTATCCGTATCCGCAGGCCACCAGCGTGGCGGGGCCGGTAGGCGGCATGGAGTACCCCATGTTCGTCATGGTGCACGCGGGCGGCAGCGAGCAGAGCGTGTTCAGCACCATCGCGCACGAGCACGGGCACAACTGGTTTCCCATGATCGTGCAGAACAACGAGCGCATGTACGCCTGGATGGATGAGGGCTTCAACACCTTCATCGACACCTGGGCAAACGACCTGCGCTATCCGGGCATGGACAGCAAGGCCGCGTACCGCCAGCAGTACGAGACGTTTCAGCGCGCCGGCAACGATCCCATCCTCATGCTGCCGCCGGACCGCATTCCGCGCACGCAGCTGGGCATCGCCGCGTACCGCAAGCCCGCGCTGGCGCTGCACATGCTGCGCGACGAGGTGCTGGGCGAGGAAACGTTCGACCGCGCGTTCAAGGAGTACGCGCGCCGCTGGGCCTTCCGGCATCCGCAGCCCACGGACTTCTTCCGGACGATGGAAGACGTTTCCGGCCGCAAGCTGGACTGGTTCTGGCGCGGATGGTTCTTCACCAGCGGCACGCTGGACCAGTCGGTGGATGGCGTGACGAGCACGGCGGGCAACGGCGGATTCACCGCGGCGGTGCGGCTGGGCAACCGCGGCGGCGTGGTGATGCCGGTGCGGCTGCGGCTTACGCTGTCCAACGGCGAAACGCGCGACGTGCGCATCCCGGAGCAGGTGTGGTTCAACGGGCCGGCGTATACGTACACGGTGGGCGTTCCCGCGCAGGTGACGCGCGCGGAGATCGACCCCGACAACCGCCTTCCCGACACCAACCGCACCAACAACGTCTGGGGCCGGTAA
- a CDS encoding mercuric reductase has translation MAHDPTTFAAVQPLDAHNRRLLETVHPPAWKDPVPPRDGYQLVVIGAGTAGLVTAAIAAGVGARVALVERELMGGDCLNVGCVPSKAMIAAARASHAAWTQDAPVDGDASLSDEGEAFRAAMERMRRIRADLSPVDGAKRFQDDLGVDVYLGDARFVADDAVEVGGARLKFLRAVIATGGRAAVPEVPGLADSGYLTNQTFYSLTERPGHLAILGGGPIGCEMAQAVARLGGRVTIIETGDRLLKNDDPDAARIVAEALKRDGVEVLTGARVDSVSGRAGSASLRVTHGGAGRTIDATHVLVATGRAPNVEGLGLEQAAVEADEHGITVDDRMRTSNPRIYAIGDVASKYKFTHMADASARMVVRNALFRGRGRASSLVIPWATYTSPEVAHVGITAAEVEEAGDEVQTITVEMADVDRARLDGRTEGFVRVHLKAGSDTILGATIVAERAGDLISQITQAMTAEIGLGKLGDVIYPYPTTAEAIRKAADQWRRAKLTPTAKTALGLALRLLR, from the coding sequence ATGGCGCACGATCCCACGACCTTTGCCGCGGTGCAGCCGCTGGATGCGCACAACCGGCGGCTCCTGGAGACCGTCCATCCCCCGGCCTGGAAGGACCCGGTGCCGCCGCGGGACGGCTACCAGCTTGTCGTGATCGGCGCGGGGACGGCGGGGCTCGTCACGGCCGCCATCGCCGCGGGGGTGGGGGCGCGCGTGGCCCTGGTCGAGCGGGAACTGATGGGAGGCGACTGCCTGAACGTGGGCTGCGTCCCGTCCAAGGCGATGATCGCCGCGGCCCGCGCATCGCACGCCGCCTGGACGCAAGACGCCCCGGTCGATGGAGATGCGTCATTGTCCGACGAGGGCGAGGCGTTCCGCGCGGCGATGGAGCGCATGCGCCGCATCCGCGCGGATCTCAGTCCGGTGGATGGCGCCAAGCGGTTCCAGGACGACCTCGGCGTGGACGTCTACCTGGGCGACGCGCGATTCGTGGCGGACGACGCGGTGGAGGTCGGCGGTGCGCGGCTCAAGTTCCTGCGCGCGGTCATCGCCACCGGAGGGCGTGCGGCGGTTCCGGAAGTCCCGGGGCTGGCGGATTCCGGGTATTTGACGAACCAGACCTTCTACTCGCTGACGGAGCGGCCCGGGCACCTGGCCATCCTGGGCGGCGGGCCCATCGGGTGCGAGATGGCGCAGGCGGTGGCGCGGCTGGGCGGCCGCGTGACGATCATCGAAACCGGCGACCGCCTGCTCAAGAACGACGATCCCGACGCGGCCCGCATCGTCGCGGAAGCCCTGAAGCGGGACGGGGTCGAGGTGCTGACCGGGGCGCGCGTCGATTCCGTGTCCGGCCGCGCGGGATCGGCCTCGCTGCGCGTTACGCACGGCGGGGCGGGGCGGACGATTGACGCCACGCACGTGCTCGTCGCCACCGGCCGCGCGCCGAACGTGGAAGGGCTGGGGCTGGAGCAGGCCGCGGTGGAAGCGGACGAACACGGCATTACGGTCGATGACCGGATGCGTACGTCCAACCCGCGCATCTACGCCATCGGCGACGTCGCGTCGAAGTACAAGTTCACGCACATGGCCGATGCGTCCGCGCGGATGGTGGTGCGCAACGCGCTCTTTCGCGGGCGCGGCAGGGCGAGCAGCCTGGTGATTCCGTGGGCCACGTACACCTCGCCGGAGGTGGCGCACGTGGGCATCACCGCGGCGGAGGTGGAGGAGGCTGGCGACGAGGTGCAGACCATCACGGTGGAGATGGCGGACGTGGACCGCGCCCGGCTGGATGGCAGGACGGAAGGATTCGTCCGCGTGCACCTGAAGGCGGGATCCGATACGATCCTGGGCGCCACGATCGTAGCGGAGCGCGCGGGCGACCTCATCAGCCAGATCACGCAGGCGATGACGGCGGAGATCGGGCTGGGCAAGCTGGGCGACGTCATCTACCCGTATCCCACGACGGCGGAGGCCATTCGCAAGGCCGCTGACCAGTGGCGCCGCGCCAAGCTGACGCCTACGGCCAAGACCGCGCTTGGTCTGGCCCTGCGCCTGCTGCGCTGA